A window from Candidatus Coatesbacteria bacterium encodes these proteins:
- a CDS encoding methyltransferase domain-containing protein, with product MPDYPASLGLDAQQTIARRYGPQLTAEAPELERREAFAREVLGTAEMEGAALEIGCGLGFYTDALAERFAHVVALDRSQTQCIIANAGLYALGRRNVSIYVGTLPALAGNGDHVVRPRPRSFNLVTSLDGLRRPEALDLTPLGEYATDTGMVLMVYPGWWFGYTKNDDERRLYEHGRNNGWDTAEEPQAGPLELLDSGALAPETVSLPYVAAMSGLLDLYDFKQRRPHPDWSANPTCEINLVWRLYHFSSRNGGRPRPDDELLTVDEDAGSDEELTVEPDL from the coding sequence ATGCCCGATTATCCCGCTTCATTGGGTCTAGACGCCCAGCAGACCATCGCCCGCCGTTACGGACCCCAGCTCACCGCCGAAGCCCCCGAGCTGGAACGTCGCGAAGCCTTCGCCCGCGAGGTCCTCGGCACCGCCGAGATGGAGGGCGCCGCCCTCGAGATCGGCTGCGGCCTGGGCTTCTACACCGACGCCCTCGCCGAGCGCTTCGCCCACGTGGTGGCCCTCGACCGCTCCCAGACCCAGTGCATCATCGCCAACGCCGGCCTCTACGCCCTCGGCCGGCGCAACGTCAGCATCTACGTCGGCACCCTGCCCGCCCTGGCCGGCAACGGCGACCATGTCGTCCGCCCCCGGCCACGCAGCTTCAACCTGGTGACCAGCCTCGACGGCCTGCGCCGGCCCGAGGCCCTCGACCTGACACCCCTGGGCGAGTACGCCACCGACACCGGGATGGTACTGATGGTCTACCCGGGCTGGTGGTTCGGCTACACCAAGAACGACGACGAGCGCCGTCTCTACGAACACGGCCGCAACAACGGCTGGGACACCGCCGAGGAGCCCCAGGCCGGCCCCCTCGAACTCCTCGACAGCGGCGCCCTGGCCCCGGAGACCGTCAGCCTGCCCTATGTCGCCGCGATGAGCGGCCTGCTGGACCTCTACGATTTCAAACAGCGCCGCCCCCACCCCGACTGGAGCGCCAACCCGACCTGCGAGATCAATCTCGTCTGGCGACTCTACCACTTCAGCAGCCGCAACGGCGGCCGACCACGACCCGACGACGAGCTGCTGACCGTCGACGAGGACGCGGGAAGCGACGAGGAGCTGACCGTCGAGCCGGACCTCTAA
- the rmuC gene encoding DNA recombination protein RmuC, with protein MMEWLPWVIGGIIGLIVGGIIAGLLARLRRGNAVSRAQHDEVVQQRVTLEERVSQLEQRRQELSGENRQLDERLDSLERQKAAAEATLKAERDNLAEQKRLLDEAEKRLKDAFTALAAEALGKSSESFLKSAEERLKGTTKPLTEKLEQYRQLTQKIIGDYGGVDKQLDKLDKQTRLLVDALKRPQVSGRWGETTLRRLVELAGMSDYCDFDEQVTVSGEQGRLRPDMVVRLPNERVVVIDAKTSGDHYLKALEADTDEDRAAAMSEYARTVKDRLNELSRKGYTEMFEHTPEFVVQFLPNEAYFVAALDIDPTLIETGWKQGVMLASPTTLISLLLAVAQGWKEEKLKDTVELIAKEGGELYDRLCIMGEHVVDLGKKLNGAVSSYDDFVGSVEGRLLPSARRLKELSASTSRPLPEMNPLARHSRVATAAELTAGTAAEAEADSDSGVESYDGNGA; from the coding sequence ATGATGGAATGGTTGCCCTGGGTCATCGGTGGAATAATTGGTCTCATCGTCGGCGGGATCATCGCCGGTCTGCTGGCGCGGCTGCGTCGCGGAAACGCCGTCAGTCGGGCGCAGCACGACGAGGTCGTCCAGCAGCGGGTCACGCTGGAGGAGCGGGTCTCCCAGCTCGAGCAGCGCCGCCAGGAGTTGAGCGGCGAGAACCGCCAGCTGGACGAGCGGCTGGATTCCCTGGAACGCCAGAAAGCCGCCGCCGAGGCCACGCTCAAGGCGGAGCGCGACAACCTGGCCGAGCAGAAGAGGTTGCTGGACGAGGCGGAGAAGAGGCTCAAGGACGCCTTCACCGCCCTGGCCGCCGAGGCCCTCGGCAAGAGCAGCGAGTCCTTCCTCAAGAGCGCCGAGGAGCGGCTCAAGGGGACGACGAAGCCGCTGACCGAAAAGCTGGAGCAGTACCGCCAGTTGACTCAGAAGATCATCGGCGACTACGGCGGTGTCGACAAACAGTTGGACAAGCTGGACAAGCAGACCCGCCTGCTGGTGGACGCCCTCAAGCGTCCCCAGGTCAGCGGTCGCTGGGGCGAGACCACCCTGCGGCGCCTGGTCGAGCTGGCCGGGATGTCCGATTACTGCGACTTCGACGAGCAGGTCACCGTGAGCGGCGAGCAGGGCCGCCTGCGGCCGGACATGGTCGTGCGCCTGCCCAACGAGCGGGTGGTCGTCATCGACGCCAAGACCTCGGGGGACCATTACCTCAAGGCCCTGGAAGCCGACACCGACGAGGACCGGGCGGCGGCGATGAGCGAGTACGCCCGGACCGTCAAGGATCGCCTGAACGAGCTCTCGCGCAAGGGTTACACCGAAATGTTCGAGCACACCCCGGAGTTCGTCGTCCAGTTCCTGCCCAACGAGGCCTACTTCGTCGCCGCCCTGGACATCGATCCCACGCTGATCGAGACCGGCTGGAAACAAGGCGTCATGCTGGCCTCGCCGACTACGCTGATCTCCCTGCTGCTGGCCGTGGCCCAGGGCTGGAAGGAAGAGAAGCTCAAGGACACCGTCGAGCTGATCGCCAAGGAGGGCGGTGAGCTCTACGACCGGCTCTGCATCATGGGCGAGCACGTCGTCGATCTGGGCAAGAAGCTCAACGGCGCCGTCTCCTCCTACGATGACTTCGTCGGCTCTGTCGAGGGACGGCTGCTGCCCTCCGCCCGGCGGCTCAAGGAGCTCAGCGCGAGCACCAGTCGTCCATTGCCCGAGATGAACCCCTTGGCCCGCCACAGCCGCGTCGCCACGGCCGCCGAGCTCACCGCCGGAACCGCCGCCGAGGCCGAAGCCGACAGCGATTCCGGCGTCGAATCTTACGACGGGAACGGCGCCTGA